One part of the Schistocerca piceifrons isolate TAMUIC-IGC-003096 chromosome 7, iqSchPice1.1, whole genome shotgun sequence genome encodes these proteins:
- the LOC124804943 gene encoding uncharacterized protein LOC124804943 → MIITVALKHATKDMPNVTEHINQTVTFLQVIVNWWKIVNVRSVFEGQRSNDPYREAIRKTTDNQVTFLNNLCHWLKVWRVSVPMSGALTSQTFQSLILTTESFLQIIPYLFEKYDIDYILLGKFQSDDLEGRFGCYRQLSGANYYISYIQVLENERKLRLKNDVLFAAQNDNVHLKHIIPAQQQLDCNIDISIFSDIMDITFGMDDVPPNMLPILTYIGGYAARKAIQKSKCDKCTEWLQLNKEVEVDSSYNFVKELDRGKLTLPTETVVITVGIVWHTVSLLVNDFLQQFMSCGKQLSISQKICMSKVVKAVDNAECMCLLHNTLLSKLQYVSLCANRILINNFEKMYNDKASKSKVDSRKVKKLRTDT, encoded by the coding sequence atgATAATAACAGTAGCTTTGAAACATGCAACAAAGGATATGCCTAATGTTACTGAGCACATAAATCAGACAGTGACTTTCCTTCAGGTAATTGTGAACTGGTGGAAGATTGTGAATGTTAGAAGTGTATTTGAAGGACAAAGATCCAATGATCCTTACAGAGAAGCCATCAGGAAGACAACAGACAATCAGGTGACATTTCTAAATAATCTGTGTCATTGGCTAAAAGTTTGGAGAGTATCTGTACCAATGAGTGGTGCTTTAACATCACAGACATTCCAGTCTTTAATATTAACAACTGAATCTTTTCTGCAGATAATTCCATACTTATTTGAGAAATATGACATTGACTACATATTGCTAGGAAAATTTCAAAGTGATGATTTAGAGGGCCGCTTTGGATGCTACCGACAGTTGAGTGGGGCAAATTACTACATTAGTTACATCCAAGttttagaaaatgaaagaaaattaagattAAAAAATGATGTACTGTTTGCAGCTCAAAATGATAATGTGCACTTGAAACACATAATTCCTGCCCAACAGCAGCTAGACTGTAATATTGACATTAGCATTTTTTCTGATATTATGGACATCACCTTCGGTATGGATGATGTTCCACCTAACATGTTACCAATTTTGACATACATAGGAGGTTATGCAGCTAGGAAAGCCATTCAGAAATCTAagtgtgacaaatgtactgaatGGTTGCAGCTGAACAAAGAAGTTGAGGTAGATTCTTCTTACAACTTCGTGAAGGAACTGGACAGGGGTAAACTGACTTTGCCTACAGAGACAGTAGTGATCACAGTTGGAATAGTGTGGCATACAGTCTCTctacttgtgaatgactttcttcagcaaTTTATGTCGTGTGGTAAACAGCTTTCCATTTCTCAGAAGATATGCATGTCAAAAGTTGTGAAAGCAGTGGATAATGCTGAATGTATGTGTTTGCTTCACAACACATTGTTAAGCAAACTGCAATATGTATCACTCTGTGCCAACAGGATACTCATtaacaattttgagaaaatgt